In Hemiscyllium ocellatum isolate sHemOce1 chromosome 2, sHemOce1.pat.X.cur, whole genome shotgun sequence, a single window of DNA contains:
- the LOC132826513 gene encoding uncharacterized protein LOC132826513, whose protein sequence is MGHLNLSTVTWMRKEPYQCIVTFTVQPQKNWITVNGGNRYELIGNPKEGNASTRINQLSVRDNHTYLCVVEYISLHEDIQCLIQKESRVHVIPEDSVKGWSMTVADGVRAEEGGTAVLPCSFTHPDTNLTLIGSVIWIKSDTGVIFKCTYSETDHSQGELCENVTQQDSGNRFRFVGNLSNNDISIMMDGLSQEDAGPYLCRVELNIGSFQTQSPTKLEIEATQGNVSVVSGTEGDSVTLPCIFRSWDSHTLTTVTWMRKEPYQHIVTFTAQSQGTWTTGHGGNRYELIGNPEEGNASTRINQLSVRDNHTYLCHVEYRSRLNSQYLIQKDTRLQVHVKKTEPTTVNPLVISLLIVLLIIIIISVIIFIAFRKKGGFPRQIELITFSRRNDPGSSSIPETAQAQQPSEPGNLQSSTC, encoded by the exons ATGGGCCATCTCAACCTGAGTACTGTTACCTGGATGAGGAAGGAGCCCTATCAATGCATTGTTACATTTACAGTCCAACCACAAAAAAATTGGATAACTGTAAATGGTGGAAATCGATATGAGCTCATCGGGAATCCAAAGGAGGGAAATGCCTCGACCAGGATAAACCAGCTGAGTGTGAGGGACAATCACACTTACCTGTGTGTGGTGGAATACATATCATTACACGAAGATATTCAGTGTCTGATCCAGAAAGAGAGTCGGGTGCATGTCATACCCG AGGATTCTGTTAAAGGTTGGTCAATGACAGTCGCGGATGGAGTGAGGGCTGAGGAAGGAGGAACCGCTGTCTTACCCTGCAGCTTTACCCACCCTGACACCAATCTCACACTCATTGGCTCCGTGATATGGATTAAATCTGACACAGGTGTTATCTTTAAGTGTACATATTCTGAAACAGACCATTCCCAGGGTGAGCTGTGTGAGAATGTGACTCAGCAAGACAGTGGGAATCGATTCAGATTCGTGGGGAACCTCAGCAACAATGACATCTCAATAATGATGGATGGACTGAGCCAGGAGGATGCTGGTCCCTATCTGTGTCGTGTGGAGCTCAACATTGGCAGTTTTCAAACACAGTCTCCAACAAAGCTGGAAATTGAAG CTACTCAGGGAAATGTCTCAGTggtgagtgggacagagggagattCAGTTACTTTACCCTGTATCTTCAGGAGCTGGGACTCCCACACCCTGACCACTGTTACCTGGATGAGGAAGGAGCCCTACCAACACATCGTTACATTTACAGCCCAATCACAGGGAACTTGGACAACTGGACACGGTGGAAATCGGTACGAGCTCATCGGGAACCCAGAGGAGGGAAACGCCTCGACCAGGATAAACCAGCTGAGTGTGAGGGACAATCACACTTACCTGTGTCATGTAGAATACAGGTCAAGACTCAATTCTCAGTATCTGATCCAGAAAGACACTCGGCTGCAGGTACATG TGAAGAAGACTGAGCCCACCACTGTAAATCCGCTGGTGATTTCATTGCTCATcgtcctcctcatcatcatcatcatcagtgtCATCATCTTCATtgccttcaggaagaaaggag GGTTTCCACGGCAAATCGAGCTGATCACATTTTCAAGAAG AAATGATCCAGGTTCGTCCAGCATTCCTGAGACTGCTCAGGCCCAACAGCCATCTGAACCAG GTAATCTCCAGTCATCAACTTGTTGA